The following are encoded in a window of Flavobacterium psychrotrophum genomic DNA:
- a CDS encoding SusC/RagA family TonB-linked outer membrane protein, with protein MKSKFTWIFTLLLAFFIQFSFAQDRVITGVVTDDQGFPVPGADVMISGVAPGVQTDFEGKFSINAKNGDKLVVSFAGFEAQTITVGNASVLNIQLGAKVLDDVIVEAYRTTSKAKSSIAAATVTSKTIENRPNASFVQILQGQVPGLNISSGSGQPGANNTTVILRGAGSINGNIEPLYVIDGVPQNSDNFRSINPADIESASVLKDAGATSIYGNRGANGVIIVKTKRGRYDAPLTIKYSGITGFSEMQKSRYDVLNSQQLLTLQRTMNTGMGGGIRPEALGGTNGVALTDAQIAAAPNYDWKDYFFRTGVSQNHVLNLSNGSKNLSSFTSLAFLKQEGILRGTDLKRFNFRSNLNGKSDNDKFNYSTSLTINYSVSNTASNLGSGAVNQNFVVGAVQGVPYLSPANYISGLDLALNHSSLDYTPLFLYDKLRNFTNQSDEVKAIGQAQASYKITPDLTVGSTFGVDYTNIIGLSSQHPNGFTPLYFIQDTPQEYTGDQTESFSRSVSFTTNTNLTYNKTFAEKHTFEASVFTEYFKAHAKGFGYTQNGLDPIFFSPGTSRGWIAYQSGNSYYVPDASSSKAEAGLFSYFGSVDYDYDSRFGLNATVRRDASFRFADSNKWGTFWSVSGRWNIDREEFMQGSVFDMLKLRGSIGTAGNQDITGGGVFGSPSLTRFQYGISSGYNNNPAYALTTLRNPDLKWETIRQIDFGVDFELFNHKLRGVADVYDKKTTDLYQPVPISAVNGNTSINSNFGSLRNRGVELQLSYDVLRGKDYLITLNFNGSYNKNEILKLANEDGLIWDGGLTADREGDVISQYYLVKYAGVNPANGNLLFYDKDGALTESPTDADRKFNNKSSLPKYQGSFGLDAEYKGFFINTMFTYVADIYRFDYDLANLLDPASIGNFNKSNSLLNYWTPDNRVTDIPALNATNKSLDSFSDRNLRDASYLRMRYASVGYNFSKELLEKTPFTSIRAYVQGENYLTWTKWRGFDAESNRPNDQSQYPTPKTLSIGVEVQF; from the coding sequence ATGAAATCAAAGTTTACTTGGATTTTTACGCTTTTACTGGCGTTTTTTATTCAGTTTTCCTTTGCTCAGGACCGTGTCATTACGGGTGTAGTTACTGATGATCAGGGTTTTCCTGTTCCGGGAGCTGATGTAATGATTAGTGGTGTTGCTCCAGGGGTACAGACTGATTTTGAAGGAAAATTTAGTATTAATGCTAAAAACGGCGACAAGCTTGTGGTTTCCTTTGCGGGCTTTGAAGCTCAAACTATTACAGTTGGTAATGCATCTGTACTAAATATCCAGTTAGGAGCTAAAGTTCTGGATGACGTAATTGTAGAGGCTTACAGGACTACCTCGAAGGCTAAGTCTAGTATTGCTGCTGCAACAGTTACATCAAAAACTATTGAAAACAGGCCGAATGCTTCATTCGTGCAAATTTTGCAAGGTCAGGTTCCGGGTCTGAATATATCTTCAGGTTCAGGACAGCCGGGTGCAAACAATACTACGGTAATACTACGTGGTGCAGGTTCAATCAATGGTAATATAGAGCCTCTTTATGTTATTGATGGTGTTCCTCAGAATTCTGATAACTTCAGGAGTATTAACCCTGCTGATATCGAGTCTGCTTCAGTTCTTAAAGATGCTGGTGCAACGTCTATATACGGTAACAGGGGTGCTAATGGTGTAATCATTGTTAAAACTAAGAGAGGTCGTTATGATGCTCCGCTTACTATTAAATATAGTGGAATTACAGGTTTTTCTGAAATGCAGAAAAGCAGGTATGATGTGCTTAACAGCCAGCAGTTACTAACGCTTCAGAGGACTATGAACACCGGTATGGGTGGAGGTATAAGGCCTGAGGCTCTTGGTGGAACTAATGGTGTTGCGTTAACAGATGCTCAGATTGCAGCGGCTCCAAACTATGACTGGAAAGATTATTTCTTCAGGACCGGGGTTTCTCAAAACCATGTACTTAATCTTAGTAACGGTAGTAAAAACCTTTCGTCTTTTACGTCGCTTGCTTTCTTAAAGCAGGAAGGTATTCTTAGAGGTACAGACCTTAAGAGGTTTAACTTTAGGAGTAACCTTAATGGTAAGAGTGATAATGACAAGTTTAACTACTCTACTTCATTAACAATTAACTATTCTGTTAGTAATACAGCTTCAAACTTAGGTTCGGGAGCGGTTAACCAAAACTTTGTGGTTGGTGCTGTACAGGGTGTTCCTTATTTAAGTCCTGCTAACTATATTAGTGGTCTTGATCTTGCCCTTAATCATAGCTCGCTTGATTATACACCACTTTTCCTTTACGATAAGTTGAGGAACTTTACTAATCAGTCTGATGAGGTTAAGGCAATTGGCCAGGCTCAGGCAAGTTATAAAATCACGCCAGATCTTACTGTAGGTTCTACATTTGGTGTAGACTATACTAATATCATTGGTCTTAGCTCTCAGCATCCTAATGGTTTTACCCCATTATATTTTATTCAGGATACACCTCAGGAATATACCGGAGATCAGACAGAATCTTTCTCTCGTAGTGTGTCATTTACAACTAACACCAATCTAACGTATAACAAAACTTTTGCTGAAAAGCATACTTTTGAAGCATCAGTTTTTACAGAGTACTTTAAAGCGCATGCTAAAGGTTTTGGTTATACACAAAATGGTCTTGATCCTATTTTCTTCTCGCCGGGTACAAGTAGAGGCTGGATTGCTTACCAATCAGGTAACAGCTACTATGTTCCGGATGCTTCATCAAGTAAAGCAGAGGCAGGTTTGTTCTCTTACTTTGGTTCGGTAGATTATGATTATGATTCAAGATTTGGTCTTAATGCTACAGTAAGGAGAGATGCGTCTTTCAGGTTTGCTGATAGTAACAAATGGGGTACGTTCTGGTCTGTTTCAGGCCGCTGGAATATAGATCGCGAAGAATTTATGCAGGGGTCTGTATTTGATATGTTAAAACTAAGGGGTTCAATAGGTACTGCGGGTAACCAGGATATTACCGGTGGTGGTGTTTTTGGGTCTCCTTCTTTAACAAGATTCCAGTATGGTATCAGTTCAGGATATAACAATAATCCTGCTTACGCACTAACTACTCTTCGTAACCCAGATCTTAAATGGGAGACAATCAGGCAGATTGACTTTGGTGTTGATTTTGAATTATTCAACCACAAGCTAAGGGGTGTTGCAGACGTTTATGACAAGAAAACTACCGATCTTTATCAGCCGGTGCCTATTTCTGCAGTTAATGGTAACACAAGTATAAACTCTAACTTCGGTTCACTTCGTAACAGGGGTGTTGAATTACAATTGTCTTATGATGTTTTAAGAGGTAAAGATTACCTTATTACCCTTAACTTTAATGGTTCATACAACAAAAACGAAATCCTTAAGCTTGCAAACGAAGATGGCTTAATCTGGGATGGTGGTCTTACAGCTGACAGGGAAGGTGATGTTATTTCTCAATATTACCTTGTTAAATATGCTGGTGTTAACCCGGCAAATGGTAACCTGCTTTTCTATGATAAGGATGGTGCACTTACTGAAAGCCCTACGGATGCTGATAGGAAATTTAATAATAAATCTTCGTTACCTAAATACCAGGGTAGTTTTGGCCTTGATGCAGAGTACAAAGGTTTCTTTATTAATACTATGTTTACTTATGTTGCAGATATCTACAGGTTTGATTATGACCTTGCCAACCTTCTTGATCCTGCAAGTATAGGTAACTTCAATAAGTCTAACAGCTTACTAAACTACTGGACACCGGATAATAGGGTTACTGATATCCCTGCCCTTAATGCTACGAACAAATCTTTAGATTCTTTCTCTGACAGAAACCTTAGAGATGCTTCTTATTTAAGGATGCGTTATGCTAGTGTAGGTTATAATTTTTCTAAAGAGTTATTAGAGAAAACACCATTTACAAGTATAAGGGCTTATGTTCAGGGTGAGAATTATCTTACCTGGACCAAATGGAGAGGATTTGATGCTGAAAGTAACCGCCCTAATGACCAGTCTCAATATCCAACTCCAAAAACACTTTCTATTGGTGTAGAAGTTCAATTCTAA
- a CDS encoding RagB/SusD family nutrient uptake outer membrane protein, whose translation MMKKNKLFVIAFASLLGVFYSCDDAINIKQPGEINDPDIVYSNLNDLERGLKGVYSALSTESTIEFTSIFTDEVSIGINNGGQGIIDGTYNFQLRAGSDAPIAIWQNNYTLINFANRILLASEKVKPVLDTTDPNFDEEDYYQYNSIMGQLYAIRAFAYLQLETYFSTNMADDAALGVMLLDFVPNDDYTTFLPRSTNGEIFAFINADLEKATTMLTLNPDTDITLMNPRVINAMKARMAVYREKYQDAVTYINALGSITLGTSMGNYNALWTDTASTEIIFKLARVNGDFQIGSYWNSQSSTITGSPFFEVSRSLYNAYAATDYRNKESLVDGTSKIAVNPATVPNFRANDVLVINRYPGNTAQSDVLLNDVKVFTYGEMTLLKAEAFAGLGQLNGASNSVAALIRQMERARGVTTFALPVYANATEAWAAILNERRKELAFQGFRYTDIKRLGVKAGNLGIDRYSRDCDQYGSCSLAPSDDRFTMPIPTSELVANPNIRGQQNPGY comes from the coding sequence ATGATGAAAAAAAATAAATTATTTGTAATTGCTTTTGCTTCATTGTTAGGAGTTTTTTACTCTTGTGATGATGCTATAAATATTAAGCAGCCCGGCGAGATTAATGATCCGGATATTGTTTACAGTAATCTTAATGATCTTGAGAGAGGACTTAAAGGTGTATATTCCGCATTGTCAACGGAAAGTACTATTGAATTTACATCTATTTTTACAGATGAAGTTTCAATTGGTATAAATAACGGTGGACAGGGGATTATTGATGGTACTTACAATTTCCAGCTTCGTGCAGGTTCAGATGCACCTATAGCGATATGGCAAAATAACTACACGCTAATTAACTTTGCAAATAGGATTTTACTTGCTTCTGAGAAGGTTAAGCCAGTCTTAGATACTACTGATCCTAATTTTGATGAGGAAGATTATTACCAGTACAATAGCATTATGGGGCAGCTTTATGCCATAAGGGCATTTGCTTATTTACAGTTGGAAACCTATTTCTCAACAAATATGGCAGACGATGCTGCGCTTGGTGTTATGTTGCTTGATTTTGTTCCTAATGATGATTACACTACATTCCTGCCAAGGAGTACAAATGGTGAAATATTTGCATTTATCAATGCAGATCTAGAGAAAGCTACTACTATGCTGACTTTAAATCCTGATACAGATATTACACTTATGAACCCAAGGGTTATTAATGCCATGAAGGCACGTATGGCAGTTTATAGAGAAAAATATCAGGATGCTGTAACTTATATCAATGCTCTTGGTAGTATTACTCTGGGTACTAGTATGGGAAATTATAATGCACTTTGGACAGATACTGCAAGTACTGAGATTATCTTCAAACTTGCCCGTGTGAATGGTGATTTCCAGATAGGTTCTTACTGGAACTCTCAAAGTAGTACTATTACAGGATCTCCTTTCTTTGAAGTAAGCCGTTCGCTATATAATGCTTATGCTGCTACAGATTACAGAAATAAAGAATCTCTTGTTGATGGTACATCTAAAATCGCAGTAAATCCTGCTACAGTGCCTAATTTCAGGGCTAACGATGTGCTTGTAATTAACAGGTATCCAGGTAATACAGCTCAAAGTGATGTGCTTCTTAACGATGTTAAAGTATTTACCTACGGTGAGATGACGCTACTTAAGGCAGAGGCTTTCGCAGGTTTAGGTCAGCTAAATGGGGCTAGTAATTCTGTTGCTGCTTTAATAAGGCAGATGGAAAGGGCACGTGGTGTAACTACTTTTGCTTTACCTGTTTATGCTAATGCTACTGAGGCTTGGGCTGCTATACTTAATGAGCGTAGGAAGGAACTTGCTTTCCAGGGCTTTAGGTACACTGATATTAAGCGTCTTGGTGTAAAAGCGGGTAATCTTGGTATCGACAGGTATTCAAGAGATTGTGACCAATATGGTTCTTGCTCTCTTGCTCCATCTGATGACCGATTCACCATGCCTATCCCTACTTCTGAATTAGTAGCTAACCCTAATATCCGTGGGCAACAAAACCCTGGTTACTAA